GTTTTTACTCTGGTGAATCGGTGCATGCAGATAGGATAAAATTAATcgaaaaagataaaattaatcgaaaaaaataatcaaaattaatatcaagGCTGACTTACCAGTGGAGACAACAGTCGAAGTAGCTGTTGCCATAGCGCCTATGGGGGGCTTGTTCTTGTTTGTCTGCAGACATGAGTGCATATGTACTGGCCAGTGTTTCTGTTGACATGGGTAGTCGCAGTAGCTCGTGTTCCAGCAACAGTAGAATATGGCCTCCTTACCGCAGGACGCACACTGTACCAGAATTAAATCAATAGTTCAGTATGGCGACTTTAATCAGTACTTAAATGTGGTTTGATGTTACTCATGTCAATGAAACTTGTGTCTCAAAGCTCTTTTCTTTGCAAATTGTCTTCAGCTATTTGCAGGAGGGAGAATTTCTGAAAGCAAGTATCCCTGAAATTTACGCCGAGGATCCAGGGAGTCGAGTCAGGCCCGTTGACAGGTCCAGGACAAGCTCCTGGGATTAAGTACATAATAGCCTACAATTGCATATAAACATATCTATACTAGTTGTAAGGAGTAAGTTTGGCTatgtttgaatgtgtttttgGCCCAAGGGAAGAAATATTCCTGAAAACTGCGGAAGACTCTCACCCCTGTAATTGTCAATTACTAGTACTAGACATagttactgttttgttttatttgataccACTTATAACTCATAACAAAGGTAAAACTGTTAAATGAGAAATTGAATGATGGTGAATATGTTATTAagatgtttacatatttttcatcaaaaaagaaacattctGTAACCTTTCagattttacattttgtaagcTGGATTGTGTTGGAGAATATGGACCCCCAGTTGCTAAATTATCTCACCCATTGTTTTCTTTTAGCATCTGCTACAGCAGCCTCTTTCTCCTTATCAAACTGAGTTTTCTGAGATTTTAGTATTTGTTCCTTCTCTGCCACCCAGCAAGCCTTCAGCTCGGACATCGTCAACTCTGAAAAACAAGGTTAGATTATACTAAATAATTTCAGTTGGACTAAAAAGCCATGCTATAAATGACACTCGAGAGCATTTCTCTGCCACCAAGTAAGCCTTCAGCTAAGACATCATTGACCCTGCAAATAAGGTTAGATtatacaacaagagctgtcacagtatgtgacgaatgcccccgaatgtgacattgacctacgaacaaggtcagtacatgaaaagttgatcttgcctttacgtgtcaaatacatatggcaagttattttaaattgcctctgaacataaaaaaataccacccatacttgacaacctacactgttatgtccttatattcagaattcccttgtgaataaacacttagtgtatctttcaccttagaggtagggacatgggtcttgcacacgacacgtcgtcttcgtatgtggaacacatgtagcaagttattttaaaatctgtccatacaagagaaagttacagcccggacacgacaacctataccctatgtccttgtatgcagcactccattgtgaataaacactaagtgtgaccttgacctttgaggtagggacacgggtcttgcacgcgacacgtcgtcttcgtatgtggaacacatgtggcaagttattttaaaatctgtccatacaagggaaagttacagcccggacacgacaacctatactctatgtccttatatgcagcactccattgtaaataaacactaagtgtgaccttgacctttgaggtagggacacaggtcttgcacgcgacacgtcgtcttggtatgtggaacacatgtggcaagttattttaaaatctgtccatacaagagaaagttacagcccggacacgacaacctatactctatgtccttatatgcagcactccattgtgaataaactttaagtgtgaccttgacctttgaggtagggacacgggttttgtaCGCGAcacgtcttggtatgtggaacacatgtggcaagttattttaaaatctgtccatacaagggaaagttacagcccggacacgacaacctatactctatgtccttatatgcagcactccattgttaataaacactaagtgtgaccttgacctttgaggtagggacacgggtcttgcacgcgacacgtcgtcttggtatgtggaacacatgtggcaagttattttaaaatctgtccatacaagagaaagttacagccaggacacgacaacctatactctatgtccttatatgcagcactccattgtgaataaacactaagtgtgaccttgacctttgaggtagtgacacgagtcttgcatgccacacgtcgtcttggtatgtggaacacatgtggcaagttattttaaaatctgtccatacaagggaaagttacagagccggacggacggacggacggacgaacggacggacagacggacggacggtgcgattttaatatgcccaccttcgggggcataaaaacttTCAGCCTGACTAAAAAGCCATGCTATAAATTATACCCaagaacatttctttttttcagtaaCCCAGTATGCCTCAACCTCCGCTCTGCAAATGTAAGTTGGATTATTCTAAATTATTTCAGCTTCAAAGAAAAAGGTTTACTATATTCTTAACTCAGGTGCATTTCTCTGTAACCCAGCAAGTCTTCACCTCCGACATCATCAACTCTTATACATAGTTAAGCCTGAAGTTGTCCCAGATTTCGTTATGTTTCAAACACACCAGTTGCCGCTGTTTATGATCGTATATGCCAAATATATATGAGATTTCAATACACTACAGATTCATACGGAAGTTAACtagaaaaataaactttgacATACGGAAATTGTGCCTAATTTCGTTAAGCTCGGTGCTGTATTCCCAGCGCGCCAGTTGCAGCTGTTTATGAAGGGTGTCAAGGTTGTCCGGCTTGACTTGCTCCTCCATAACTTCTTTACACATCTCCTCAAGTGTAGCCTGAATGCTGACCAGCATCTGTAGAATaatggggcataactcaatatatgtgccaagtttcatgtCAGTatcttgatatatttttaattataaagtgTTTGCTCCATGTGTCCAccaatgacaaaaaatatcttgacttgttttcatcaaaattgcaaTTTCTGATATGAATTGATGAAGACCATACATTCACAAATGGGTGACAACATTATaaacatgtgtgtaaaataaaatttcaagcaaaaaaaaagatgaaacgAAGTCGCCTTCATGACCAACATCATCTGTGGGAAGAACAGAACTAACGACAAATGTTGTAACCAGAGTTGTGGAACTTGCTATGTATGTTCATACTGACATAGTGAAAATCCAGtgacatttacaattatttgcaaaaaccAATTACTGTACGTAATACAGATAAATTACCTTTTTCGAGAACTTCTCTGCTATTTTGCTGGATGTTGGCAGTTCAGCATTTGGGTCAACGTCTGGCTTAGCAGGTGGCTGGGTTGGCAGCTTACCAAACTCTGATGAGTCCCTAAATAATAGGGCAAAAATTGTTGGTGTCATGGACACAGAGCAAGATGGACATAAGTCTAATAAGACTAGAAGAAATTATGGATCATCCATCTTGCGCTGTCAAAGCCCTTGATATGCTTATTGATAGTCTATACCAAGCTTCAttctgcacactcacagattgttccttttgaccatttttaaaaaaaaaaatgtcttggaacgagcctatttttgcgaaaatgtatggaaaccagttatataagactgctgacaaaaaaatagattggagatgtttatatttaagttcaaaaattgatgttttatgcatttttcttaaaccattagtaacagtttacggtttaagccataaaacatttattttcaaacagaaatatgaaaatctgcaatctgatcttttgtcagcagtcttacatcattggtttgcagatatttacgcataaAATTTggtctttccaaaacaaaaaataaaaaagttgtcaaaacgcttaatatgtgagagtgcagattaaaggggcacacttacattatcatttttaacgCATTTAACTTTAAtggtaaaacaacaacattattttcgCATCTATCAAgtgttaacatattttgtgCACCTTTAAAGGGTAAACAATGgtattattcatataatttacTTGAATATTAAAGGCcaagtttaagccttctataagtgacccccccccaaaccgtgtatttgtacacaacctctgttaattgatcttaatccaattgcctaattgtcttatctgatctccgatctgagtatcctgctgtgcagtttgggatAGTTTAagataccgtaaatgactgggtattagacgcacttttttccctcggatttcgatgcaaaaaaatgcctgcatataatacccagtaacaattttttgaactttttttctgaggtcaatttcaagccgagagtttgtttagatttatgtagaaagggatgttactcgtgtcatattgatcgagtatataccggttaaaacggcagttgaagatcgggatacggtatatcataagacgtttataatttcaacaaaaatatttttcaattaaagttattcaatattattttgaataataatttgaattgaacaattatcaaacttgcatataaaaaagcaaagttgggcactgtcaaaatatttgaccgataaggtgtgaaaaactcgactgctttaacctgtttaacataccaatactacaaactgttgcaataatggtcttgttttttcgcactttgtcacgttctttattcttttctgtaggtgttgacattttgagaaagaacctgtacaatataaggttttagcataacttaacttttcattctcgacagtatggttgtatggttttaaagacaaccatcgccattttcacgaaaaaaataatttcttgtcactgtcaacaaacatggtggccgaaaatgctggacgattttgacattttttctatgcgtcttttaaccaaaaactatattaaaagttttttctcaggcttttcacagatttttttccctgcgtctaataccccctatcgtcttatacccagtcatttacggtagaaataaattgaacagaaaccatTTAAAGCATGAAGATATCAATGACAGAGTGGGGCTGTATTCCATAACCAACTAAGGTCTAACCTCAGTTTAAGAGCAGAATTTGAGTGTTTTGATtagactgtaaaaataactggccaatagacagaatggaatcactgaggtaTATTTAAGGATAAGAATAACATTGAATACTGCCCCTGCTCTACCAGTTTTATCCTTATAATCTCACGAAATTGatgcaatatttttgtttcaattatgcTTACCCACTCCACATGACTTCCAATCCATCAGTCTCCAGAGTGGGTGCAGATGCAGATGTAGATGCAGAAGAACCAGGTCTAAGACTAGATGCTTGTTTCTCACCTGCTCTTAACATACCCTGCATATCAATTTTTGTCACAAATGTGTCATTAGAAGATTTTTCAGATTGTTTGTCTATCTCTGCCGCTTTATCATTGCTTGAATCCTTGTCTTGAGAATCACCTGTACCCTGTTTTTgagtttttgtttcattgtcTTTTTCAGAAACACTTTTCTCCTTATCCTGATCCACACTTTCATCAAGATCTATTTCCAAACAACCTGCTTCAGAATCACTTGCACTTTCTCTCACTTCCATTAGCTCTCCACTAGAGGAATCAAGAACAGTATGCACATTTAAACCAACACCATTCTCAATCCCTTTATCAAGAGTGACTTTAGATTTCTTACTTGTATCATTCTCTTCAGAGCATTCCGTGTCAGTATCAAGTTCTgtcctttttctttttttctcacTTGTAGCATCTTGACTCACCACTCCTAATTCATTTAATACCTTTTGACCCTCAGTTTcattatgtttatcattttccaTATCATTTTCCTTTATTTGCTTGTCCTTTCCATCACTGTCTTTAGATTTACCATTGTCTTTGTCAGTAATCTTTTCATTAAGTTCTTTGTGTAGTATTTCAGAAGCTCCTTTCTCTTCCTCCATTTTATCACTTTTGTCAGATCCATCATTAGAATTCTCAGATTGTTGGTCTTCTAGTTCTTCTGTTTGCGCCTCTTCTTCACTTTTCTTCAATTCTTTTGTTTGTTCTTCATCAGCCAGATTACTTTCTTTTGTATCTTTAACACATTCAACTGTCTTTGATTCTGTGGATTCTTTAAGACTATCAAGGCTCTCTTGACTAGATTCATTAACTGTTTCAACAGCTGAACAACTGTCAACACTGTTACTGTCCATGTCACTCTTTTTCCCCTCTGTTTCATCGTTACCACTCTCTTCTTCTGATGATAAATCGTCAATTGTATCTTCCACTAACTCACTATCGTTTTCATCTAAATCAGAACTGACACTTTCCGAATCTTTTAAATCTGCATTTAGTTCCTTAACACCAAGTTTTTCCTTACCAGAATTTATCAAAGATTCTAACTTCTTCTGATACTCCTCTTTAGACTCCCTTTCTGTCTTTTCAAGAAACGTTTCCATAGTATCTTTACCTGTTGAACCTTCCTTATCAGATTCATTAGAAATATTAAGCTGCTTGGTTTCTGTCAGTAAAGCTACATTAACAGAAtcctttttatcaatttcatgaTTATCATTTTCTTTCTCTGTTTCCTTTGGAGCATCAGTTTGTTTGTCTGCCTTTTCTACAACTTCATTTTGAACACTAGAGTTTAGCACTGTCAAATCATCCTTCTGACTCTCATTACTTGTTTTTCTAATACTATCTGCATGGTTATCCTCCTCCATTTCTTGCAAAGCTTTAATCTTACTTGCCAGTCTGTCAACAATATTTTTGGATGCATGAACTGCTTCGGTTTTCTTCGGTGTTTCAGCCTTCTTATCTGCCATTTGAACCACGGTTTTAGTCACACAATCTGTTTGTGATCCATCTTTGCCAGTTATAATTTCTTCATGTGTAGTACCTGCATTATCTTTGTCTGTTCTACTTTCTTCAAGTGTATTAACTGTCTCATCTGTGTCTGTCCTACTTTTTCCACCTGTACTATCTACAGCCACATTATTAGTTTCATTTTCTTCACCATCACTTTCCATATTGTCATCAGCCTCACCGTCATCAACATCTAaaccatcatcattatcactTTCATCATCATCCTCTTCATCAGCTTTTAGTGCTTCCCTTCTATCTGACTTCTTAGCGACCctaaatcttttatttttatccgGACTTAGGtcaatcttttttaatgaaaccaTTGCACTGTATTTGTTCCTGAGGGCAGTGGCAGTTTTGGACATAGCTGAACGTTTGGATATGATATTTGGTCGAGGTTTTGCGTACATCGATCCTGTGGATGAAGATTGTCTTTGAACTGAGGTGGTCGAGGGCTTTTTGGGGCTTTGGTGAACAATGACGGGTTTGTACGAGTCGGATTTGTCATATGGCGTCCTAAATGGGGCGTACTCAAAGTTGCCAAATCGCTCTCTGAAGATAGAGgagacattatttattttttatacatgttaggTGTTTTATCATGGCTGCTTTTAGTAAGagtcttcaaattaaaattcaatataatatgCTTGAAATGTAATGACGTTACTTTAGACGACAAAGTATATGTTTGGACATTGGGATCATTGTCCAATTTCAGGTTCAAACCAGAAAAAAACACTGCTGTATGATCATCAATAGAATAGACCTCACCTGAGTTTCTTAATGTGAATGTTGAGCTCTCTGATGGCCATATCAAGGCCCTGGTTTCTCTTCCCCTTCTGTAACGAAGTTGGGATGTTCTTGGATAACAGAAAACACTGCGATGGTGGTACCCATGACCTAAATGGATgggaaaaatatcattcaaacttCAGTAATGGATGTAGGTTGGGGATACAAGTTCAAATTCTAGTTCTTCCTTCCCTTCTGTTATCATATAGGGATGTTcttgaaaacagaaaaaaacttggGCACTTGTGCCTATCActtaaataaaagaacaaaatatcattcaaaacatcACAACTTAAATAATTGGGGGTTTAGGAAGGGATGGGGGCCTGAATTCTCTTTTCATTCTGTACTGGTGTTTGGGATTTTCTTGGACAACAAGATACAATGGTAAATTAACACCCATGGCCtaaattgaatgaaacaatGCTTGAGGTGGAGAGAGAGTTTCTGACTTCCCTTGATGTTCTGTAGCGTGGTTGGGATATTTGCAGACAAATCACTGTAAAAATTGAATCCATGACCTAAATAggaagtttttgaaaaaaaaaaattcctgCTGATCATTTTAAATGGTAAACTCAACAATACACCATTCTCTGTTGATCTTTACATAGTGCTACAATATGATAACATTAAGAAAGCTTTCCTTGAAAGTAATACTTGTaattaaatgccaaaaaagtaaaataatttaatctcACCTGTCATGTGCTCCGAAGAAGCGTACATCAACCTGACCATCCGATTCCCTTAACGCCTTAGATGGCCAGAATGGGTAACCTTTCAGCTTTGCCCAGACTAGCGTGTGGGGAACCctctaaaatataaacaagagaaTACCTATGACGGCTTTTTACAGCTTTATGTTGATGAATCGCCTTGAATGTTCAAGGAGACTGAACTCTTATTTTCAATGGTACTTAAGTCTTTAAAGCGACTAGACACCAGAATCTGATGATaccattaaaagaaaaaaagaaaattgtcaaaaacttacaaaaaattgatatcattgtgtacaatgtattaaatctTACTTACACCACGCttacatcgcttacgacacatgtatcttgcacagtttttgcgtattttcccaattcaaaatttactgagTTTGTCTATGATGTAAATtccattcaatttaaaaaaatagtgtcagtatatgtatctgtactaatcatgtgctactcacatgctaaatatatacagtatagaCTGGGACACCATTATGGGCTATTCTTAAACAAGTAAACACAGCTGAGACAgcaacaaaatatcattttaatcatgttaGTTGATGTATTATTGGCCTCCTACTAGTTCCTTTTGATAATTCTTGGCTCGTTTGATGGAAATTCTGTGTATAGCGATTTTGGTACCATCTGGTGTCTGGTCCCTTTAATAActattctagcacaccggataggcatttccggtgacgtcagctgtgctggaaaattccatctggcacccccccatgccagatgagtcacgcgctgtgacgtaatactttttatttattttattatatactttatgtaaccataattatgagatttcaaaagatgagttccataaacattaactttgcaaaaatatatcttcataacaaaacaaaatgacccttaaaagacgtgatatcgaaggaacttatttacgtatgcagtgaatacaaattactgcgcgtcatgacgtcagtaaacgtcaccgcacgcgctttttggtgaaatgtacaaaaatgcgcctttttatgtattttcttcacaaattatgtaatttaaggtatgctagaaaaaatatctatcatgtgtgtccgttctgGATAGAAAAATAGCTTCCGGATTTTTCTATGACACCAGATGTGtcaacgggaacacatgacagatattattaaccAAACTTATTCTGTCAGTGAGATTTTTCAATACAATCTCTTTCCTAATGCAGTACTTAACAGAATGTACATACACAAGTTTCGGAGAACCACTCGTCATTTTTGCGTACACAGGAGTTGAGGTAGCAGTCCGGACACAGCTCAATTTCATTCATCTGGAAGTACATGAAtcatacaaaatttaaatgaaataccgCAGATACTGGA
This genomic stretch from Mya arenaria isolate MELC-2E11 chromosome 10, ASM2691426v1 harbors:
- the LOC128205613 gene encoding protein kinase C-binding protein 1-like isoform X5, producing MKTEPDTKGATPGSAGIRTRLKSGSIQMNGTMTISAAKEKADMENIVKQITKIESSPPAKPTPAVTKKRPSSQTPSAIMEVVTVDHPPPKKRKIGRNNGSGQDNCNDYFCWLCHKEGTLVCCELCPRVYHSRCLGLSEALPQDWVCPECEKIMRAECVDTRSKAMEMLTIDQLCTLLKYALDRMKHVGSEPFQRPVDLNAVRNYSDYVYHPMDLTMMEKNIKKKQYGCTEAFLADAKWILHNCIIYNGAVGILTNSAKMIIKICKHEMNEIELCPDCYLNSCVRKNDEWFSETCRVPHTLVWAKLKGYPFWPSKALRESDGQVDVRFFGAHDRSWVPPSQCFLLSKNIPTSLQKGKRNQGLDMAIRELNIHIKKLRERFGNFEYAPFRTPYDKSDSYKPVIVHQSPKKPSTTSVQRQSSSTGSMYAKPRPNIISKRSAMSKTATALRNKYSAMVSLKKIDLSPDKNKRFRVAKKSDRREALKADEEDDDESDNDDGLDVDDGEADDNMESDGEENETNNVAVDSTGGKSRTDTDETVNTLEESRTDKDNAGTTHEEIITGKDGSQTDCVTKTVVQMADKKAETPKKTEAVHASKNIVDRLASKIKALQEMEEDNHADSIRKTSNESQKDDLTVLNSSVQNEVVEKADKQTDAPKETEKENDNHEIDKKDSVNVALLTETKQLNISNESDKEGSTGKDTMETFLEKTERESKEEYQKKLESLINSGKEKLGVKELNADLKDSESVSSDLDENDSELVEDTIDDLSSEEESGNDETEGKKSDMDSNSVDSCSAVETVNESSQESLDSLKESTESKTVECVKDTKESNLADEEQTKELKKSEEEAQTEELEDQQSENSNDGSDKSDKMEEEKGASEILHKELNEKITDKDNGKSKDSDGKDKQIKENDMENDKHNETEGQKVLNELGVVSQDATSEKKRKRTELDTDTECSEENDTSKKSKVTLDKGIENGVGLNVHTVLDSSSGELMEVRESASDSEAGCLEIDLDESVDQDKEKSVSEKDNETKTQKQGTGDSQDKDSSNDKAAEIDKQSEKSSNDTFVTKIDMQGMLRAGEKQASSLRPGSSASTSASAPTLETDGLEVMWSGDSSEFGKLPTQPPAKPDVDPNAELPTSSKIAEKFSKKMLVSIQATLEEMCKEVMEEQVKPDNLDTLHKQLQLARWEYSTELNEIRHNFQLTMSELKACWVAEKEQILKSQKTQFDKEKEAAVADAKRKQWCASCGKEAIFYCCWNTSYCDYPCQQKHWPVHMHSCLQTNKNKPPIGAMATATSTVVSTALMASSVQTTVPIVTAAVSAPHTTEPDHLRLLQNNITAAIQREEERQGEARTVSSPKYRAPMSAPPMNILQNIRQPGSVQAMGSPLMFNMNPAVAQMPRQRFNVQPVVLASSIQTTNTNANKMMMGGQPHVSLQQSVPGVGPGAPGVSMGGPGVGMGGRMVFSQQQMVPQALYPVHVQPQQSLLFRGQQQSMMAYGMPRPGPF
- the LOC128205613 gene encoding protein kinase C-binding protein 1-like isoform X1; translation: MHKNINEVAMKGSSRLSVSRSARDDGPASNTGKEAKSSPISTRSGRRLSTGSAGPSPVGSRSSTPSQSPSTRAAAALGSKVVTPGVTLKATPSRSKRSTPGSAPGSASRGSVLDKLRANREKLEKQGKAVNSKEKESKGKKDTKSNTTELEETGKEEDKHVIEAKDEVDTGKIIIVAESNKLSAEKTSTEQEGDENEDKENDLDAEQDITDKVEDVIDGSTDGKDEKTDNCKTIEKESVSEETSKEAENDGNIVIEVTDSIDISSEDTDTESEYELDGTKKTPDKQPEHDGSKRGSERRRHEKVSGKLDTVEVKASELDIEKRGQSETKSSVDSKAGSKTPITMKTEPDTKGATPGSAGIRTRLKSGSIQMNGTMTISAAKEKADMENIVKQITKIESSPPAKPTPAVTKKRPSSQTPSAIMEVVTVDHPPPKKRKIGRNNGSGQDNCNDYFCWLCHKEGTLVCCELCPRVYHSRCLGLSEALPQDWVCPECEKIMRAECVDTRSKAMEMLTIDQLCTLLKYALDRMKHVGSEPFQRPVDLNAVRNYSDYVYHPMDLTMMEKNIKKKQYGCTEAFLADAKWILHNCIIYNGAVGILTNSAKMIIKICKHEMNEIELCPDCYLNSCVRKNDEWFSETCRVPHTLVWAKLKGYPFWPSKALRESDGQVDVRFFGAHDRSWVPPSQCFLLSKNIPTSLQKGKRNQGLDMAIRELNIHIKKLRERFGNFEYAPFRTPYDKSDSYKPVIVHQSPKKPSTTSVQRQSSSTGSMYAKPRPNIISKRSAMSKTATALRNKYSAMVSLKKIDLSPDKNKRFRVAKKSDRREALKADEEDDDESDNDDGLDVDDGEADDNMESDGEENETNNVAVDSTGGKSRTDTDETVNTLEESRTDKDNAGTTHEEIITGKDGSQTDCVTKTVVQMADKKAETPKKTEAVHASKNIVDRLASKIKALQEMEEDNHADSIRKTSNESQKDDLTVLNSSVQNEVVEKADKQTDAPKETEKENDNHEIDKKDSVNVALLTETKQLNISNESDKEGSTGKDTMETFLEKTERESKEEYQKKLESLINSGKEKLGVKELNADLKDSESVSSDLDENDSELVEDTIDDLSSEEESGNDETEGKKSDMDSNSVDSCSAVETVNESSQESLDSLKESTESKTVECVKDTKESNLADEEQTKELKKSEEEAQTEELEDQQSENSNDGSDKSDKMEEEKGASEILHKELNEKITDKDNGKSKDSDGKDKQIKENDMENDKHNETEGQKVLNELGVVSQDATSEKKRKRTELDTDTECSEENDTSKKSKVTLDKGIENGVGLNVHTVLDSSSGELMEVRESASDSEAGCLEIDLDESVDQDKEKSVSEKDNETKTQKQGTGDSQDKDSSNDKAAEIDKQSEKSSNDTFVTKIDMQGMLRAGEKQASSLRPGSSASTSASAPTLETDGLEVMWSGDSSEFGKLPTQPPAKPDVDPNAELPTSSKIAEKFSKKMLVSIQATLEEMCKEVMEEQVKPDNLDTLHKQLQLARWEYSTELNEIRHNFQLTMSELKACWVAEKEQILKSQKTQFDKEKEAAVADAKRKQWCASCGKEAIFYCCWNTSYCDYPCQQKHWPVHMHSCLQTNKNKPPIGAMATATSTVVSTALMASSVQTTVPIVTAAVSAPHTTEPDHLRLLQNNITAAIQREEERQGEARTVSSPKYRAPMSAPPMNILQNIRQPGSVQAMGSPLMFNMNPAVAQMPRQRFNVQPVVLASSIQTTNTNANKMMMGGQPHVSLQQSVPGVGPGAPGVSMGGPGVGMGGRMVFSQQQMVPQALYPVHVQPQQSLLFRGQQQSMMAYGMPRPGPF
- the LOC128205613 gene encoding protein kinase C-binding protein 1-like isoform X2 yields the protein MHKNINEVAMKGSSRLSVSRSARDDGPASNTGKEAKSSPISTRSGRRLSTGSAGPSPVGSRSSTPSQSPSTRAAAALGSKVVTPGVTLKATPSRSKRSTPGSAPGSASRGSVLDKLRANREKLEKQGKAVNSKEKESKGKKDTKSNTTELEETGKEEDKHVIEAKDEVDTGKIIIVAESNKLSAEKTSTEQEGDENEDKENDLDAEQDITDKVEDVIDGSTDGKDEKTDNCKTIEKESVSEETSKEAENDGNIVIEVTDSIDISSEDTDTESEYELDGTKKTPDKQPEHDGSKRGSERRRHEKVSGKLDTVEVKASELDIEKRGQSETKSSVDSKAGSKTPITMKTEPDTKGATPGSAGIRTRLKSGSIQMNGTMTISAAKEKADMENIVKQITKIESSPPAKPTPAVTKKRPSSQTPSAIMEVVTVDHPPPKKRKIGRNNGSGQDNCNDYFCWLCHKEGTLVCCELCPRVYHSRCLGLSEALPQDWVCPECEKIMRAECVDTRSKAMEMLTIDQLCTLLKYALDRMKHVGSEPFQRPVDLNAVRNYSDYVYHPMDLTMMEKNIKKKQYGCTEAFLADAKWILHNCIIYNGAVGILTNSAKMIIKICKHEMNEIELCPDCYLNSCVRKNDEWFSETCRVPHTLVWAKLKGYPFWPSKALRESDGQVDVRFFGAHDRSWVPPSQCFLLSKNIPTSLQKGKRNQGLDMAIRELNIHIKKLRERFGNFEYAPFRTPYDKSDSYKPVIVHQSPKKPSTTSVQRQSSSTGSMYAKPRPNIISKRSAMSKTATALRNKYSAMVSLKKIDLSPDKNKRFRVAKKSDRREALKADEEDDDESDNDDGLDVDDGEADDNMESDGEENETNNVAVDSTGGKSRTDTDETVNTLEESRTDKDNAGTTHEEIITGKDGSQTDCVTKTVVQMADKKAETPKKTEAVHASKNIVDRLASKIKALQEMEEDNHADSIRKTSNESQKDDLTVLNSSVQNEVVEKADKQTDAPKETEKENDNHEIDKKDSVNVALLTETKQLNISNESDKEGSTGKDTMETFLEKTERESKEEYQKKLESLINSGKEKLGVKELNADLKDSESVSSDLDENDSELVEDTIDDLSSEEESGNDETEGKKSDMDSNSVDSCSAVETVNESSQESLDSLKESTESKTVECVKDTKESNLADEEQTKELKKSEEEAQTEELEDQQSENSNDGSDKSDKMEEEKGASEILHKELNEKITDKDNGKSKDSDGKDKQIKENDMENDKHNETEGQKVLNELGVVSQDATSEKKRKRTELDTDTECSEENDTSKKSKVTLDKGIENGVGLNVHTVLDSSSGELMEVRESASDSEAGCLEIDLDESVDQDKEKSVSEKDNETKTQKQGTGDSQDKDSSNDKAAEIDKQSEKSSNDTFVTKIDMQGMLRAGEKQASSLRPGSSASTSASAPTLETDGLEVMWSGDSSEFGKLPTQPPAKPDVDPNAELPTSSKIAEKFSKKMLVSIQATLEEMCKEVMEEQVKPDNLDTLHKQLQLARWEYSTELNEIRHNFQLTMSELKACWVAEKEQILKSQKTQFDKEKEAAVADAKRKQWCASCGKEAIFYCCWNTSYCDYPCQQKHWPVHMHSCLQTNKNKPPIGAMATATSTVVSTALMASSVQTTVPIVTAAVSAPHTTEPDHLRLLQNNITAAIQREEERQGEARTVSSPKYRAPMSAPPMNILQNIRQPGSVQAMGSPLMFNMNPAVAQMPRQRFNVQPMMMGGQPHVSLQQSVPGVGPGAPGVSMGGPGVGMGGRMVFSQQQMVPQALYPVHVQPQQSLLFRGQQQSMMAYGMPRPGPF